The following coding sequences lie in one Streptomyces albofaciens JCM 4342 genomic window:
- a CDS encoding TIGR04053 family radical SAM/SPASM domain-containing protein, translating to MSAARAVRRQHQAVADKPFIVIWESTRACPLACVHCRATAVPDRDPRELDTRAAKGLIDQIAAFGRPAPLFVITGGDPFQRPDLLELIVYGTRTGVRVAVSPSGTPTLTAASLRAVHEAGAVGLSLSLDGSTAALHDGFRGVPGVYRWTLDAWDTARGLGMKVQINTTVSRHNLHDLPEIAALVREHGVMLWSAFFLVPTGRGRELASLGPAETEDVLHFVHDVGLSVPAKTTEAHHFRRVALQRAVLAAKDADHVEALRLGPLYRRLRERGEELGLYAGGRRTRRPPLDVNAGRGFVFVSHTGTVHPSGFLPLAAGNVRTRPLPEIYRESELFTGLRDADRLGGRCGRCEFRRVCGGSRSRAHAVTGDPYAEEPWCGYRPGTFPYQRELAELLGGDAAGG from the coding sequence GTGAGCGCCGCCCGCGCGGTCCGCCGGCAGCACCAGGCCGTGGCGGACAAGCCGTTCATCGTCATCTGGGAGTCGACCCGCGCCTGCCCGCTGGCCTGCGTGCACTGCCGGGCGACCGCGGTGCCCGACCGGGATCCGCGCGAACTGGACACCCGGGCCGCCAAGGGCCTGATCGACCAGATCGCCGCCTTCGGGCGGCCCGCGCCCCTGTTCGTGATCACCGGCGGCGACCCCTTCCAGCGCCCGGATCTGCTGGAACTGATCGTTTACGGCACGCGCACGGGGGTACGGGTCGCGGTCTCGCCCTCGGGCACCCCCACCCTGACGGCGGCCAGTCTCCGGGCGGTGCACGAGGCCGGGGCGGTGGGCCTGTCCCTGAGCCTGGACGGCTCCACCGCCGCGCTCCACGACGGCTTCCGCGGCGTCCCCGGCGTCTACCGGTGGACCCTGGACGCCTGGGACACCGCCCGCGGCCTGGGCATGAAGGTGCAGATCAACACCACGGTCAGCCGGCACAACCTGCACGACCTGCCGGAGATCGCGGCCCTGGTCCGCGAGCACGGGGTCATGCTGTGGAGCGCGTTCTTCCTCGTGCCCACCGGACGCGGCCGCGAGCTGGCCTCGCTCGGCCCCGCGGAGACCGAGGACGTCCTCCACTTCGTCCACGACGTGGGGCTCTCGGTCCCCGCCAAGACCACCGAGGCCCACCACTTCCGCAGGGTCGCCTTGCAGCGGGCGGTACTGGCCGCGAAGGACGCGGACCACGTCGAGGCGCTGCGGCTCGGGCCGCTGTACCGCCGGCTCCGCGAGCGCGGCGAAGAGCTGGGCCTGTACGCCGGCGGGCGCCGGACCCGCCGCCCGCCCCTGGACGTCAACGCGGGCCGCGGCTTCGTCTTCGTCTCCCACACCGGCACCGTGCACCCCAGCGGCTTCCTCCCCCTCGCGGCGGGAAACGTGCGTACCCGTCCGCTGCCGGAGATCTACCGCGAGTCGGAACTGTTCACCGGCCTGCGCGACGCCGACCGGCTGGGCGGCCGGTGCGGCCGCTGCGAATTCCGCCGCGTCTGCGGCGGATCGCGCTCCCGGGCCCATGCCGTCACCGGCGATCCGTACGCGGAGGAACCGTGGTGCGGCTATCGGCCCGGGACGTTTCCCTATCAGCGGGAATTGGCGGAGTTGCTGGGCGGGGACGCGGCGGGAGGCTGA